A stretch of the Deltaproteobacteria bacterium GWC2_65_14 genome encodes the following:
- a CDS encoding methylmalonyl-CoA mutase translates to MYDRKKMGSASQRRKRWEKETLSPVLGKSPERLSRFSTVSDEEIAPLYGPDDLGTFDYLKDLSFPGEYPYTRGVQPSMYRGRLWTMRQFAGYGSAEDTNARFRYLLKEGQTGLSTAFHFPTLMGYDSDHPRARGEVGVCGVAVDSLKDMEILFHRIPLDRVTTSMTINAPAAILLAMYIAVAEKQGVSPKKIGGTIQNDILKEYIAQHSWIFPPDPSMRIITDIMAYCADHVPRWNTISISGYHIREAGSTAVQELAFTIADGIAYVQAGIEAGIPVDKFAPRLSYFFNAHMDFFEEIAKYRAARRMWARIMRERFRAKDENSWKLRFHTQTAGVTLTAQQPFNNVVRVALQGLMGVLGGTQSLHTNSMDETLALPSEQAVTIALRTQQILAEESGVANAIDPLGGSFLVERLTNGMEEKAMAYIQKIDDLGGMVEAVKKGYPQREIIDASYHYQRLLEKGEKKVVGVNCYTMEGETPIPLLKIDPEVERKQVARTREVRRKRNGKRAGQCLDRLKDASRSTENLMPVILEAVREYVTLGEICDAFRETLGTYSDPAMF, encoded by the coding sequence GTGTACGACCGGAAGAAGATGGGGAGCGCATCACAGCGGCGGAAGCGGTGGGAGAAGGAGACGCTCTCCCCCGTTCTGGGAAAATCCCCGGAGCGCCTTTCGAGATTTTCCACCGTCTCCGACGAGGAGATCGCACCGCTGTACGGCCCGGACGACCTCGGGACCTTCGACTACCTGAAGGATCTGTCCTTCCCCGGGGAGTACCCGTACACCCGGGGGGTCCAGCCCTCCATGTACCGCGGGCGCCTCTGGACCATGCGGCAGTTCGCAGGCTACGGATCCGCCGAGGACACCAACGCGAGATTCCGCTACCTTCTGAAGGAAGGGCAGACCGGGCTCTCCACCGCCTTCCACTTCCCCACGCTGATGGGGTACGACTCGGATCATCCGCGGGCCCGCGGAGAGGTCGGCGTCTGCGGCGTGGCGGTCGATTCCCTGAAGGACATGGAGATCCTCTTCCACCGGATCCCGCTGGACCGGGTCACCACCTCGATGACGATCAACGCCCCCGCCGCGATCCTCCTGGCGATGTACATCGCGGTGGCCGAGAAGCAGGGGGTCTCCCCCAAGAAGATCGGCGGGACGATCCAGAACGACATCCTGAAGGAGTATATCGCCCAGCACTCCTGGATCTTCCCCCCCGATCCCTCGATGCGGATCATCACCGACATCATGGCCTACTGCGCCGATCACGTCCCCCGCTGGAACACCATCAGCATCAGCGGCTACCACATCCGCGAGGCGGGATCCACCGCCGTCCAGGAGCTGGCCTTCACGATCGCCGACGGGATCGCCTACGTGCAGGCGGGGATCGAAGCCGGAATCCCCGTGGACAAGTTCGCTCCCCGGCTTTCCTATTTCTTCAACGCCCACATGGACTTCTTCGAGGAGATCGCGAAGTACCGCGCGGCGCGCCGGATGTGGGCGAGGATCATGCGGGAGCGGTTCCGGGCGAAGGACGAGAACTCCTGGAAGCTCAGGTTCCACACCCAGACCGCCGGGGTGACGCTGACCGCCCAGCAGCCCTTCAACAACGTCGTCCGGGTTGCGCTGCAGGGGCTGATGGGCGTGCTCGGAGGGACCCAGTCGCTCCACACGAACTCGATGGACGAGACGCTGGCGCTTCCGTCGGAGCAGGCGGTGACGATCGCCCTGCGGACCCAGCAGATCCTGGCCGAGGAGTCCGGGGTGGCGAACGCGATCGACCCCCTCGGGGGCTCCTTCCTGGTCGAGAGGCTCACGAACGGGATGGAAGAGAAAGCGATGGCCTACATCCAAAAGATCGACGATCTCGGGGGGATGGTCGAGGCGGTCAAGAAGGGGTACCCCCAGCGGGAGATCATCGACGCCTCCTACCACTACCAGCGGCTCCTGGAAAAGGGGGAGAAGAAGGTCGTGGGGGTCAACTGCTACACGATGGAAGGAGAGACTCCCATCCCCCTGCTCAAGATCGACCCGGAGGTCGAACGGAAGCAGGTGGCCCGCACGCGGGAGGTCCGAAGGAAACGAAACGGGAAGCGTGCCGGACAGTGCCTGGATCGGCTGAAGGACGCATCCCGCTCCACGGAGAACCTGATGCCGGTGATTCTGGAAGCCGTGCGGGAATACGTGACCCTGGGGGAGATCTGCGACGCGTTCCGGGAGACCCTGGGGACCTATTCCGACCCGGCGATGTTCTGA